A window of the Salipiger sp. H15 genome harbors these coding sequences:
- a CDS encoding aldehyde dehydrogenase has product MTDLPHYQLYIDGAFCDGATGQTLRTENPATGTPWASFACAAPADVDRAVTAARRALDDPDWRDLSQTKRGKLLYRLADLVEQHAPELGRLETTDSGKLLAETASQTAYVADYYRYYAGLADKIEGAVLPIDKPDMHVFTKPLPIGVVAAVVPWNAQMFLTATKLGPALAAGCTVVLKASEVAPVPMLEFARLIHEAGFPPGVVSVITGDAKGCAIPLTSHPEVDRIAFTGGPETARYVIRNSAENFAVTTLELGGKSPILVFDDADLDGAANALIAGNFGASGQSCVAGSRGLVQRGILDALVAKITEKAAGIVVGDPLDPASHMGPLCTRAQVELIGRTLAQAQAQGATLRFGGAPLDRPGNYMAPTLVECASPEIATLHTEMFGPVMSLLAFDTEEEAIALANDSLYGLGSGVFTQNLARAHRVSGRLRAGICWVNTYRAISPIAPFGGFGDSGYGREAGMEAIKDYTRTRTTWISTSAEPMSNPFVMR; this is encoded by the coding sequence ATGACCGACCTGCCGCATTACCAGCTCTACATCGACGGCGCCTTCTGCGACGGGGCGACGGGCCAGACGCTGCGGACGGAGAACCCCGCCACCGGCACGCCTTGGGCCAGCTTCGCCTGCGCCGCGCCCGCCGACGTGGACCGCGCCGTGACCGCCGCGCGCCGCGCGCTCGACGACCCGGACTGGCGCGACCTCAGCCAGACCAAGCGCGGCAAGCTGCTCTACCGGCTCGCCGATCTCGTCGAGCAGCACGCGCCGGAGCTGGGGCGGCTCGAGACCACCGACAGCGGCAAGCTGCTGGCCGAGACCGCCAGCCAGACCGCCTATGTCGCCGACTATTACCGCTACTACGCCGGGCTCGCCGACAAGATCGAGGGCGCGGTGCTGCCGATCGACAAGCCGGACATGCACGTTTTCACCAAGCCCCTGCCGATCGGCGTGGTCGCCGCCGTGGTGCCGTGGAACGCGCAGATGTTCCTCACTGCCACCAAGCTCGGCCCGGCGCTGGCGGCGGGCTGCACGGTGGTGCTGAAGGCCTCCGAAGTGGCCCCGGTGCCGATGCTGGAGTTCGCCCGGCTGATCCACGAGGCCGGCTTCCCGCCCGGCGTCGTCTCGGTGATCACCGGCGACGCGAAGGGCTGTGCCATTCCGCTCACCAGCCATCCCGAGGTGGACCGCATCGCCTTCACCGGCGGGCCCGAGACGGCGCGCTACGTGATCCGCAACTCGGCCGAGAACTTCGCGGTGACCACGCTGGAGCTCGGCGGCAAGTCCCCGATCCTCGTCTTCGACGACGCCGACCTCGATGGCGCGGCCAATGCGCTGATCGCGGGCAACTTCGGCGCCTCGGGGCAGAGCTGCGTCGCCGGATCGCGCGGGCTCGTGCAGCGCGGCATCCTTGATGCGCTGGTCGCGAAGATCACCGAGAAGGCGGCAGGCATCGTGGTGGGCGACCCGCTCGATCCGGCAAGCCACATGGGGCCGCTCTGCACCCGCGCGCAGGTCGAACTGATCGGGCGAACGCTGGCGCAGGCGCAGGCGCAGGGCGCGACGCTGCGCTTCGGCGGGGCGCCGCTGGACCGGCCGGGCAACTACATGGCGCCGACGCTGGTCGAGTGCGCCTCGCCCGAGATCGCCACGCTGCACACCGAGATGTTCGGCCCGGTCATGTCGCTGCTGGCCTTCGACACCGAGGAGGAGGCGATCGCGCTCGCCAATGACAGCCTCTACGGGCTGGGCTCGGGGGTCTTCACCCAGAACCTCGCCCGCGCCCACCGGGTCTCGGGGCGGCTGCGCGCAGGGATCTGCTGGGTGAACACCTACCGCGCGATCTCGCCCATCGCGCCCTTCGGCGGCTTCGGCGACTCAGGGTACGGGCGCGAGGCGGGGATGGAGGCGATCAAGGACTACACCCGCACACGGACGACATGGATCAGCACCTCGGCAGAGCCGATGTCCAATCCCTTCGTGATGCGGTGA
- the map gene encoding type I methionyl aminopeptidase, translating into MERPVLRNDTSGRLTRDGIRIHESADFAGMQKAGELAARILDQIAPLVEPGRTTAEIDDFIRGAVEDAGAVSATIGYKGYQHASCISINHVVCHGIPGDKKLKDGDILNVDVTVIVDGWYGDTSRMYVAGKLSRKAERLIEVTHDSLMLGIEAVKPGNTFGDIGHAIQTYVEAQRMSVVRDFCGHGLGRVFHAAPNVLHYGRPGTGPVLEEGMFFTIEPMVNLGRPETKVLADDWTAVTRDKSLSAQFEHSVGVTADGAEIFTLSPGGKFHPTWG; encoded by the coding sequence ATGGAGCGCCCCGTCTTGCGAAACGACACGAGCGGCCGTCTCACCCGCGACGGCATCCGCATCCACGAATCCGCCGACTTTGCCGGCATGCAGAAGGCCGGCGAACTGGCCGCGCGCATCCTCGACCAGATCGCGCCGCTGGTCGAGCCGGGCCGGACCACGGCGGAGATCGACGATTTCATCCGCGGCGCGGTCGAGGACGCGGGCGCGGTCTCGGCGACCATTGGTTACAAGGGCTACCAGCACGCCAGCTGCATCTCGATCAACCACGTGGTCTGCCACGGCATCCCCGGCGACAAGAAGCTGAAGGACGGCGACATCCTCAACGTCGACGTCACGGTGATCGTCGACGGCTGGTACGGCGACACCTCGCGGATGTACGTGGCCGGCAAGCTCTCGCGCAAGGCCGAGCGGCTGATCGAGGTGACCCACGATTCGCTCATGCTGGGCATCGAGGCGGTGAAGCCGGGCAACACCTTCGGCGACATCGGCCACGCCATCCAGACCTATGTCGAGGCGCAGCGCATGTCGGTGGTGCGCGACTTCTGCGGCCACGGGCTGGGCCGGGTGTTCCACGCCGCGCCCAACGTGCTGCACTACGGCCGCCCGGGCACCGGGCCGGTGCTGGAAGAGGGCATGTTCTTCACCATCGAGCCGATGGTGAACCTCGGCCGCCCCGAGACCAAGGTGCTCGCCGACGACTGGACCGCGGTGACCCGCGACAAGTCGCTCTCGGCGCAGTTCGAGCATTCCGTCGGCGTGACCGCGGACGGGGCCGAGATCTTCACCCTCTCGCCGGGCGGAAAGTTCCACCCGACCTGGGGCTGA
- a CDS encoding LLM class flavin-dependent oxidoreductase codes for MEFSLFAHMERLTPEQPHAVLHEEFIALCKMADEGGMRAIWTGEHHGMEFTIAPNPFLSIVDLAHHTKNVRLGTGTVIAPFWHPIRLAGEAAATDLITGGRLELGIARGAYSYEYERMMPGLDAAQAGARMRETAPLLPQLWAGDCTHEGQFYSFPATTAVPKAVQEGGPPIWIAAREEASHQFGVASGFNIQVTPLWQGMEEIIALKSRFDAARAESPGKSPKIMLLHHTYVGKDDEDVAQAAREISRYYCYFGAWFQNKRPVRNGLIEELTEEEIAGNNLMAPEKLARDLTIGTKQEVIDRIRRYEDLGYDEFSFWIDTGMSHQRKRDSLARFLDDVLPAFA; via the coding sequence ATGGAGTTCTCCCTCTTTGCCCACATGGAACGCCTCACGCCCGAGCAGCCCCACGCGGTGCTGCACGAGGAATTCATCGCGCTCTGCAAGATGGCCGACGAAGGCGGCATGCGCGCGATCTGGACCGGCGAGCATCACGGCATGGAATTCACCATCGCCCCCAACCCCTTCCTGTCGATCGTCGATCTGGCGCATCATACGAAGAACGTGCGGCTCGGCACCGGCACGGTAATTGCCCCCTTCTGGCACCCGATCCGGCTGGCCGGAGAGGCCGCGGCCACCGATCTCATCACCGGCGGGCGGCTCGAGCTCGGCATCGCGCGGGGCGCCTACAGCTACGAGTACGAGCGCATGATGCCCGGGCTCGACGCGGCGCAGGCGGGCGCGCGGATGCGCGAGACCGCGCCGCTGCTGCCGCAGCTTTGGGCCGGGGACTGCACGCACGAAGGGCAGTTCTACAGCTTCCCCGCCACCACCGCCGTGCCGAAGGCGGTACAAGAGGGCGGCCCGCCGATCTGGATCGCCGCGCGCGAGGAGGCCAGCCACCAGTTCGGCGTGGCCAGCGGCTTCAACATCCAGGTGACCCCGCTCTGGCAGGGCATGGAGGAGATCATCGCGCTCAAGTCCCGCTTCGACGCCGCCCGCGCCGAGAGCCCCGGCAAGTCGCCGAAGATCATGCTGCTGCACCACACCTATGTCGGGAAGGACGACGAGGACGTGGCGCAGGCCGCCCGGGAAATCTCGCGCTATTACTGCTATTTCGGTGCGTGGTTCCAGAACAAGCGCCCGGTGCGCAACGGGCTGATCGAGGAACTGACCGAGGAAGAGATCGCCGGCAACAACCTCATGGCCCCCGAGAAGCTCGCGCGCGATCTGACCATCGGAACCAAGCAGGAGGTGATCGACCGGATCCGCCGCTACGAGGACCTCGGCTACGACGAGTTCTCGTTCTGGATCGACACCGGCATGAGCCACCAGCGCAAGCGCGACTCGCTGGCGCGCTTCCTCGACGACGTCCTGCCCGCCTTTGCCTGA
- a CDS encoding LysR family transcriptional regulator: MSRSLPPVAWFRAFEASARHLSFTAAAEEIGMTQSAVSQQIKALETRFGSALFTRKPRGLALTDAGRKLMPQVGSALELLQAATLAFDGPPEAEFLTVASSVSIAHWVIAPHLPDFHESHPDVRIRFVSAIWPDDFQSAMADVEIRFGSQRQVGQSALPLEPSELVALKSPALEGPIEALPLIESVGTSVGWDAFGAAHGLGPLHPRLYVDSYGMALQLAAGGSGVALVSALLGRDALASGLLVPAHPGAIAPREGYYIAVRENLPAARAFADWLDARLKR, translated from the coding sequence ATGTCCCGATCCCTGCCGCCCGTCGCCTGGTTCCGCGCCTTCGAGGCCTCGGCCCGGCACCTCAGCTTCACCGCCGCGGCGGAAGAGATCGGCATGACGCAATCGGCGGTCAGCCAGCAGATCAAGGCGCTCGAGACGCGCTTCGGCTCGGCGCTCTTCACCCGCAAGCCGCGGGGGCTGGCGCTGACCGACGCCGGGCGCAAGCTGATGCCGCAGGTGGGCTCGGCGCTGGAGCTCCTGCAGGCGGCGACGCTGGCCTTCGACGGCCCGCCCGAGGCGGAGTTCCTGACCGTCGCGAGCTCGGTCAGCATCGCGCATTGGGTGATCGCGCCGCACCTGCCCGACTTCCACGAGAGCCACCCGGATGTGCGCATCCGCTTCGTCAGCGCGATCTGGCCGGACGATTTCCAGAGCGCCATGGCCGATGTCGAGATCCGCTTCGGCTCGCAGCGGCAGGTGGGGCAGAGCGCCCTGCCGCTCGAGCCGAGCGAGCTGGTGGCGCTGAAATCGCCCGCGCTCGAGGGGCCGATCGAGGCGCTGCCGCTGATCGAATCCGTCGGCACCTCGGTCGGCTGGGATGCCTTCGGCGCGGCGCATGGGCTCGGCCCGCTGCACCCGCGGCTCTACGTCGATTCCTACGGCATGGCGCTGCAGCTGGCGGCGGGGGGCAGCGGCGTGGCGCTGGTCTCGGCGCTCTTGGGGCGGGACGCGCTGGCCTCGGGCCTGCTGGTCCCGGCGCATCCCGGCGCCATCGCCCCGCGCGAGGGCTACTACATCGCGGTGCGGGAAAACCTGCCCGCGGCGCGCGCCTTCGCCGACTGGCTGGACGCGCGGCTGAAGCGGTGA
- a CDS encoding mechanosensitive ion channel family protein: MDSINEVMNTEIYNGTSLSDVFTLDFLASMLGNVVAAILLLLVGLFIGRWVKGRITAMSARSARLDDTLFNFLGNIARYTVMIFTILVVLNTFGVQTTSVIAALGAAGLAVGLALQGTLSNVAAGVMIIVFRPIKLGDFVSVAGQSGTVKDITLNTTELASLSNTQVIIPNSEVWGNVIENYSVYRTRRAEWSFGVGYGANLATAERVIRDTIMADPRALNEPAPFIQVNGLNESSVDFLVRVWVASADFFQFQADMKRKVKEALDANGVDIPFPTRTLHLARDEEPATEARPAASRLA; encoded by the coding sequence ATGGACAGTATCAACGAGGTCATGAACACCGAGATCTACAACGGCACGTCGCTTTCGGACGTGTTCACGCTGGATTTCCTTGCAAGCATGCTCGGCAACGTGGTGGCGGCGATCCTGCTGCTGCTGGTCGGGCTCTTCATCGGGCGCTGGGTCAAGGGGCGCATCACCGCCATGTCGGCGCGCAGCGCCCGGCTCGACGACACGCTCTTCAACTTCCTCGGCAACATCGCCCGCTACACGGTGATGATCTTCACCATCCTCGTGGTGCTCAACACCTTCGGCGTGCAGACGACCTCGGTCATCGCGGCGCTCGGCGCCGCCGGTCTCGCCGTCGGCCTCGCGCTGCAGGGCACGCTGTCGAACGTCGCGGCGGGGGTGATGATCATCGTCTTCCGCCCGATCAAGCTGGGCGATTTCGTCTCGGTCGCGGGCCAGTCGGGCACGGTGAAGGACATCACGCTCAACACCACCGAGCTTGCCAGCCTCAGCAACACGCAGGTCATCATCCCGAACTCCGAGGTCTGGGGCAACGTGATCGAGAACTACTCGGTCTACCGGACGCGCCGGGCGGAGTGGAGCTTCGGCGTCGGCTACGGCGCGAACCTCGCCACCGCCGAGCGGGTGATCCGCGACACGATCATGGCCGACCCGCGCGCGCTGAACGAGCCCGCGCCCTTCATCCAGGTGAACGGGCTGAACGAGAGCTCGGTCGACTTCCTCGTCCGGGTCTGGGTGGCGAGCGCCGATTTCTTCCAGTTCCAGGCCGACATGAAGCGCAAGGTGAAGGAGGCGCTGGACGCGAACGGCGTCGACATCCCCTTCCCGACGCGCACGCTGCACCTCGCGCGCGACGAGGAGCCCGCCACCGAGGCGCGGCCGGCGGCAT
- a CDS encoding alpha/beta hydrolase has product MTWTTRPRSDLGSGLAGIVAGPRGPRVLLIHGVGLRAEAWGAQIDALARSCRVVAVDMPGHGDSGHRAEASLADYAARIAEVLDGPSLVAGHSMGAMIAAELARIVPGKVAALACLNAIHRRSPEARQAVAARAAQLDGRTTGDPEPTLRRWFGEEETPARAACRDWLTHADPEGYRAAYRVFAAEDGPEDETLRGLACPALFITGGREPNSTPAMSRAMAALAPQGRAVVLPEAAHMMPMTHAEAVTAELARLVDAAFPETLADRS; this is encoded by the coding sequence ATGACCTGGACAACCCGGCCGCGGTCTGACCTCGGGTCCGGCCTTGCGGGGATCGTCGCGGGACCGCGCGGCCCGCGGGTCCTGCTGATCCACGGCGTCGGCCTGCGGGCCGAGGCCTGGGGGGCGCAGATCGACGCCTTGGCACGGAGCTGCCGGGTCGTCGCGGTGGACATGCCCGGCCATGGCGACAGCGGACATCGGGCCGAGGCTTCGCTTGCCGACTATGCCGCGCGCATCGCCGAAGTGCTGGACGGGCCATCGCTGGTCGCCGGGCATTCCATGGGCGCGATGATCGCCGCCGAGTTGGCGCGGATTGTCCCCGGCAAGGTCGCCGCGCTCGCCTGCCTCAACGCCATCCACCGCCGCAGCCCCGAGGCGCGGCAGGCGGTGGCGGCGCGGGCGGCGCAGCTCGATGGCAGGACCACCGGCGATCCCGAGCCGACGCTGCGGCGCTGGTTCGGCGAGGAGGAAACCCCCGCCCGCGCCGCCTGCCGGGATTGGCTCACCCATGCCGACCCCGAGGGCTACCGCGCCGCCTACCGCGTCTTCGCCGCCGAGGACGGGCCAGAGGACGAAACCCTGCGCGGCCTTGCCTGCCCCGCGCTCTTTATCACCGGCGGGCGCGAGCCCAACTCGACCCCCGCCATGTCGCGCGCCATGGCCGCGCTTGCCCCGCAGGGCCGCGCCGTGGTCCTGCCCGAGGCCGCGCACATGATGCCGATGACCCACGCCGAGGCGGTGACGGCGGAGCTTGCCCGCCTCGTCGACGCCGCCTTCCCCGAAACCCTCGCCGACAGGAGCTGA
- a CDS encoding sulfite exporter TauE/SafE family protein — translation MEYLTLFAIIAASGAVAGIISGLLGVGGGIILVPAFYYVFTGLGYHPEQLMQICVATSTGTIIVTSLRSVTSHHKRGAVSLELIKGWGPFIAMGSVLGVLAATVLHSDQLLLVFGIIGVCLGLYMLLGKKSWRISDTLPGRALSGVYGGIIGFFSALMGIGGGSFTVPLLTAYNVPPHRAVGTSPGFGLLISIPGFIAFLLTGWGITGKPPGTVGYVNLPAVLLIMVTSLMTVPIGVKLAHSLSPARLRLIFALTVLVLAGNMLRKALMG, via the coding sequence ATGGAATACCTCACGCTTTTCGCCATCATCGCCGCCTCGGGCGCGGTGGCCGGGATCATCTCGGGCCTGCTCGGGGTCGGCGGCGGGATCATCCTCGTCCCGGCCTTCTACTACGTCTTCACCGGGCTCGGCTATCACCCCGAGCAGCTCATGCAGATCTGCGTCGCCACCTCGACCGGCACCATCATCGTCACCTCGCTGCGTTCGGTGACCTCGCACCACAAGCGCGGCGCGGTCAGCCTCGAGCTGATCAAGGGCTGGGGTCCGTTCATCGCCATGGGCTCGGTGCTGGGCGTGCTCGCCGCCACGGTGCTGCACAGCGACCAGCTGCTGCTGGTCTTCGGCATCATCGGCGTCTGCCTCGGGCTCTACATGCTGCTCGGCAAGAAGAGTTGGCGGATCTCCGACACCCTGCCCGGCCGCGCGCTCAGCGGCGTCTACGGCGGGATCATCGGCTTCTTCTCGGCACTGATGGGCATCGGCGGCGGCAGCTTCACCGTGCCGCTCTTGACCGCCTACAACGTGCCGCCGCACCGCGCCGTGGGCACCTCGCCCGGTTTCGGCCTGCTGATCTCGATCCCCGGTTTCATCGCCTTCCTGCTGACTGGCTGGGGCATCACCGGCAAGCCGCCGGGAACCGTGGGCTACGTCAACCTGCCCGCCGTGCTGCTGATCATGGTGACCTCGCTCATGACCGTGCCGATCGGGGTCAAGCTGGCGCACAGCCTGAGCCCGGCGCGGCTGCGGCTGATCTTCGCGCTGACCGTGCTGGTGCTGGCCGGGAACATGCTGCGCAAGGCGCTGATGGGATGA
- a CDS encoding amino acid synthesis family protein — MLPEIRKIVTYDEEVLIEGFRPADTPWRMFAVAAVVRNPWAGRFVEDLGPEIRAYGPVLGEMMTKRMIALAGSGDAIEAYGKAAVVGLDGEIEHASGLIHTLRFGNHYRQAVEAKSYLAFTNTRGGANAPIMVPLMDKNDAGRRSHYLTIQFSIPDAPRDDEIVVVLGAATGGRPHHRIGDRYQDLKDLGHDLDNPAAV; from the coding sequence ATGTTGCCGGAAATTCGGAAGATCGTGACTTATGACGAAGAGGTGCTGATCGAGGGGTTCCGCCCCGCGGACACGCCCTGGCGCATGTTCGCCGTGGCCGCGGTGGTGCGCAATCCCTGGGCCGGGCGCTTTGTCGAGGACCTCGGGCCCGAGATCCGCGCCTATGGCCCGGTGCTCGGCGAGATGATGACCAAGCGGATGATCGCCCTTGCCGGCAGTGGCGACGCGATCGAGGCCTATGGCAAGGCGGCGGTGGTCGGCCTCGACGGCGAGATCGAGCATGCCTCGGGGCTCATCCACACGCTGCGCTTCGGCAACCACTACCGGCAGGCGGTCGAGGCCAAGAGCTACCTTGCCTTCACCAACACCCGCGGCGGGGCGAACGCGCCGATCATGGTGCCGCTGATGGACAAGAACGACGCCGGGCGGCGGTCGCATTACCTGACCATCCAGTTCTCGATCCCCGACGCGCCGCGCGACGACGAGATCGTCGTGGTGCTGGGTGCAGCCACCGGCGGGCGCCCACATCACCGCATCGGCGACCGCTACCAGGATCTCAAGGACCTCGGCCATGACCTGGACAACCCGGCCGCGGTCTGA